One genomic window of Candidatus Nanohalobium constans includes the following:
- a CDS encoding FKBP-type peptidyl-prolyl cis-trans isomerase: protein MENGELVLIDYVGKADGEIFDLSDEEKAEEHGINKQGKEFKPIPVLVGEDYVIEGLEEEIQDMEVGEEREVEIPAEKAYGKREADNMDTFPEKEFEKQGVQVNVGEQIQIGRRTGRVISKGSGRVRIDFNHPLAGKDLEYWVRVNEKVEDDEEKARKIFEYRLGHGEIEFDGNKATIVHKHEDDGHSHELPEEMKDGIREEITQFTSIEEVEFDE, encoded by the coding sequence ATGGAAAACGGAGAACTAGTTCTGATCGACTATGTAGGAAAGGCTGACGGCGAAATATTTGACCTGTCAGACGAAGAAAAAGCAGAAGAACACGGAATCAACAAGCAAGGCAAAGAATTCAAGCCTATCCCAGTCCTAGTCGGAGAAGACTATGTAATCGAAGGACTAGAAGAAGAAATCCAAGACATGGAAGTAGGAGAGGAAAGAGAAGTCGAAATACCAGCTGAAAAAGCATACGGAAAGAGAGAAGCCGACAACATGGACACCTTCCCTGAAAAAGAGTTCGAAAAGCAGGGCGTCCAAGTCAATGTAGGCGAACAGATCCAAATAGGTCGGAGAACCGGAAGAGTAATCTCAAAAGGATCTGGCAGAGTCAGAATCGACTTTAACCATCCGCTCGCAGGAAAAGATCTGGAATACTGGGTAAGAGTTAATGAAAAAGTTGAAGATGACGAAGAGAAGGCTCGAAAAATCTTCGAATACCGACTAGGCCACGGAGAAATAGAATTTGACGGGAACAAAGCAACTATCGTACACAAGCATGAAGATGACGGCCATAGTCACGAGCTCCCAGAAGAAATGAAGGACGGAATTAGAGAAGAAATCACCCAGTTTACCAGCATAGAGGAAGTAGAGTTTGATGAGTAA
- the ftsZ gene encoding cell division protein FtsZ, whose amino-acid sequence MEDSINEARRNDSGSVPQKQKNHDIDDELEDLIEQRKADIKVIGSGGAGNNTISRLVEVGIEGCETVAMNTDAQDLLYANADEKVLIGKELTQGLGAGADPKVGEESAKESQQKVKQQVEGADMVFITCGLGGGTGTGSAPVIAEQAKKEGALTVGIVTLPFEMEGQARQENAEYGLERLEETVDTLIVIPNDKLLEIVPDVSLNTAFKIADEILVNAVKGVTELVTKPGLVNLDFADIRAVMGEGGIAMIGMGQSDTDSRATEAVQKALSNPLLDVDIEGGKGALVNVTGGTNLSLNEAQEVVNTVSGKLHDSAKIIWGAQVREDMDNSLQSMIIVTGVDSPQIYGPEKTHQDEYEDEIEQELGVEFI is encoded by the coding sequence ATGGAAGATTCTATAAATGAAGCAAGGCGGAACGATTCTGGATCAGTGCCTCAAAAGCAGAAAAACCATGATATTGACGACGAGCTTGAGGACTTGATAGAACAGAGAAAAGCTGATATCAAGGTAATCGGCTCAGGTGGAGCAGGAAACAATACTATCTCCAGACTTGTTGAAGTAGGAATTGAAGGCTGCGAGACAGTTGCGATGAACACTGATGCACAGGACCTTCTCTATGCAAATGCCGATGAAAAAGTACTAATTGGGAAAGAACTTACTCAAGGTCTCGGCGCAGGAGCAGACCCAAAAGTCGGAGAGGAATCTGCCAAAGAATCTCAGCAGAAAGTAAAACAGCAGGTCGAAGGAGCTGACATGGTATTCATCACCTGCGGCCTCGGAGGAGGAACAGGAACAGGATCAGCACCAGTAATCGCAGAACAAGCCAAGAAAGAAGGCGCACTAACCGTAGGAATCGTAACACTACCATTCGAAATGGAAGGACAAGCACGACAAGAAAACGCAGAATACGGACTAGAACGACTAGAAGAAACAGTCGACACCTTAATCGTAATTCCAAACGACAAGCTACTCGAAATCGTACCAGATGTATCCCTGAACACAGCATTCAAGATCGCAGACGAAATACTCGTCAACGCAGTCAAAGGCGTAACAGAACTCGTCACCAAGCCAGGACTGGTCAACCTCGACTTCGCGGACATCAGAGCCGTCATGGGAGAAGGAGGAATCGCAATGATCGGAATGGGACAATCCGATACAGACTCCAGAGCAACAGAAGCAGTCCAGAAAGCACTAAGCAACCCACTACTTGATGTAGACATCGAAGGAGGGAAAGGAGCACTTGTCAATGTAACAGGAGGCACCAACCTCTCCCTCAACGAAGCACAGGAAGTCGTCAACACAGTTTCAGGAAAACTGCACGACTCAGCCAAGATCATCTGGGGAGCACAAGTCAGAGAAGACATGGACAACTCACTGCAATCCATGATAATCGTCACAGGGGTCGACAGCCCACAGATCTACGGACCTGAAAAAACTCACCAAGACGAGTATGAGGACGAAATTGAGCAGGAACTAGGCGTAGAGTTTATCTAA
- the rpl12p gene encoding 50S ribosomal protein P1 has product MELIYAALTLSEADKEINEENLQDIVDAAGLDVEDSEVAALVAALEDVDIQEAMETAVAGGAAPAPSGDDSAEEADEEEEAEEEEEDEGDDEEAAEGLGNMF; this is encoded by the coding sequence ATGGAACTAATTTACGCAGCATTGACACTTTCAGAAGCAGATAAAGAAATCAACGAAGAAAACCTTCAGGACATTGTCGACGCAGCAGGTCTCGACGTAGAAGATTCAGAAGTCGCAGCACTGGTCGCAGCACTAGAAGACGTAGACATCCAGGAAGCAATGGAGACAGCAGTCGCAGGAGGCGCAGCACCAGCACCTTCAGGAGACGACTCAGCAGAAGAAGCAGATGAAGAGGAAGAAGCTGAGGAAGAGGAAGAAGACGAAGGAGACGACGAAGAAGCAGCTGAAGGACTAGGAAACATGTTCTAA
- a CDS encoding 50S ribosomal protein L10, translated as MVQPIPKQMTREQKEEKVEEFKTKIEDYPVVGLLDMHNLPSRQLQQMKKEMKEFADIKMSRKTLMQIAIEKAEKEDIEQLEDNDATQPAFIFSNKDPFQLYQLIQENKTSAAAQGGETAPNDIVVPEGDTGIGPGPMLGKLQQAGLQVQVDDGSIHVQNDGVIVEKGETITAEDAEILNQMGIEPLEIGLTLDVAYNEGELFSAEELDIDTEQYRTDVEAAASQAFNLAVNAGIINETTAQAIVSEAVQKAKNLAISEGLPEEETIEEAISYAASGAEAVDSETDIEAAKEDLQEDEAEENGDSEEEEETVEDSEDESEEKEEE; from the coding sequence ATGGTCCAGCCAATTCCAAAACAGATGACCAGAGAACAGAAAGAAGAGAAAGTCGAAGAGTTCAAGACCAAGATCGAAGACTACCCTGTAGTCGGACTCCTAGACATGCACAACCTTCCTTCAAGACAGCTACAGCAGATGAAGAAGGAGATGAAAGAGTTCGCAGACATCAAGATGAGCAGAAAAACCTTGATGCAGATCGCAATCGAGAAAGCTGAGAAAGAAGATATCGAACAGCTTGAAGATAACGATGCAACTCAGCCAGCATTCATCTTCTCGAACAAAGACCCTTTCCAGCTCTATCAGCTGATTCAGGAGAACAAGACTTCCGCAGCTGCACAGGGAGGAGAGACAGCTCCGAACGATATCGTAGTCCCTGAAGGCGACACTGGAATAGGTCCAGGACCGATGCTTGGAAAACTGCAGCAAGCAGGACTCCAAGTACAGGTAGACGACGGAAGCATCCATGTACAAAATGACGGAGTAATCGTCGAAAAAGGAGAAACCATCACAGCCGAAGATGCAGAAATCCTAAACCAGATGGGGATCGAACCACTGGAAATCGGACTGACACTAGATGTAGCATACAATGAAGGAGAACTCTTCAGTGCTGAAGAACTTGACATCGACACAGAACAGTACAGAACAGATGTCGAAGCAGCAGCTTCACAGGCATTCAATCTTGCAGTCAACGCAGGAATCATCAACGAAACAACAGCGCAGGCAATTGTCAGCGAAGCAGTCCAGAAAGCCAAGAACCTGGCAATCAGCGAAGGATTACCAGAAGAAGAAACAATCGAAGAAGCAATCAGCTACGCAGCATCCGGAGCAGAAGCAGTTGATTCAGAAACAGACATTGAAGCAGCAAAAGAAGACCTCCAAGAAGATGAAGCTGAAGAAAATGGTGACTCAGAAGAGGAAGAAGAGACTGTAGAAGATTCAGAAGACGAGTCCGAAGAAAAAGAAGAGGAATAA
- a CDS encoding glycerophosphoryl diester phosphodiesterase membrane domain-containing protein, with the protein MKLDIVDTVLSSFNRIASKASLGVIGFMIALLVILGAGFTAGAALMTVSTILGGAVMALTLIGYIVGAAALSVGTFRAFDQKDISKSMFTENILWPFLRMTGANITIQAFAFTAAYLLIYPLLLIGVLGGSMAGLGSSSSAASLAGAGTGLLAIGGILGLISLGIILYLLATLIISVPRITVDDKRLFQALDESVQSTKGNRARIIATILPFVVLLVIGGASMALLGEILGTVAYLLTVVVGSLYMPAILTELNSRLE; encoded by the coding sequence ATGAAGTTAGATATAGTTGACACAGTTCTGTCAAGCTTCAATAGAATCGCCTCTAAGGCATCACTTGGAGTCATCGGATTTATGATTGCCCTATTAGTCATTCTCGGCGCAGGATTTACCGCCGGGGCAGCACTGATGACTGTAAGCACAATTCTTGGAGGAGCTGTCATGGCACTGACACTCATCGGATACATCGTAGGTGCCGCAGCACTTTCAGTAGGAACATTCAGAGCATTTGACCAGAAAGATATCAGCAAGTCAATGTTCACAGAGAACATCCTATGGCCATTCCTGAGAATGACAGGAGCCAACATCACAATCCAGGCATTTGCCTTCACTGCCGCATACCTATTAATCTACCCGCTACTCCTCATAGGAGTACTGGGAGGCAGCATGGCAGGTCTCGGATCATCAAGTTCGGCAGCTAGCCTAGCAGGAGCAGGCACAGGACTTCTCGCAATCGGAGGAATCCTAGGACTTATCTCACTAGGAATCATCCTGTACCTACTGGCAACACTAATCATCTCAGTTCCAAGAATCACAGTAGACGACAAGAGACTGTTCCAAGCGCTTGACGAAAGCGTACAGTCCACAAAAGGAAACAGAGCTAGAATTATAGCTACAATCCTTCCATTCGTTGTCCTACTAGTGATCGGTGGAGCAAGCATGGCACTACTGGGAGAAATCCTAGGAACAGTAGCATACCTACTCACAGTCGTAGTAGGATCACTCTACATGCCAGCAATCTTGACAGAACTCAACTCAAGACTCGAGTAG
- a CDS encoding DHHA2 domain-containing protein gives MTEFLVTSYSNPDLDGTACSFAYAEFLRKNNKEAEPGLFGKPDDEAKFLLEKLNLKISSSLDLIEEVNQIALVDASNLEWLNQSIDKSKISQIIDHREHNLSEEFDGESQIELVGAAATLIAEKFKNSEVEISEESAELLYCAIADNTVDFQANVTTKRDKDAADWLENKFSDKNVLQEIFSVKSDFDKPVSEKVKNDYYNTNLAGRKVGIAQIEALGAEKFIEENSEEILSVMWRLKQRENLDHVFLTSIDIREELNIFTALEQSKKILENALNLQFKNNKAKDSRMLLRKEIIPKVKEELE, from the coding sequence ATGACTGAGTTTTTAGTTACATCGTACTCTAATCCTGATCTTGATGGAACTGCTTGCTCGTTTGCTTATGCTGAATTTTTGAGGAAGAACAATAAAGAAGCTGAGCCTGGTTTATTCGGGAAACCTGATGATGAGGCAAAATTCTTACTTGAAAAGCTCAATCTAAAAATTTCTTCCAGTTTAGATCTGATTGAGGAAGTTAATCAGATTGCTTTGGTTGACGCTAGTAACTTGGAATGGTTGAACCAGAGTATTGACAAATCCAAAATATCTCAAATAATAGACCATCGTGAGCACAATCTTTCTGAAGAATTCGATGGAGAGTCTCAGATTGAATTGGTTGGAGCAGCTGCGACCTTGATAGCAGAAAAATTCAAGAACTCCGAAGTAGAGATTTCTGAGGAATCAGCTGAACTTTTATACTGTGCTATAGCAGATAACACCGTGGATTTTCAAGCCAACGTCACAACCAAGAGAGATAAGGATGCTGCTGATTGGCTAGAAAACAAATTCTCGGATAAGAATGTATTGCAAGAGATTTTTTCAGTCAAGTCTGATTTTGACAAACCTGTTTCAGAAAAAGTTAAGAACGACTACTATAACACCAACTTGGCAGGACGCAAGGTAGGGATTGCCCAAATCGAAGCTTTAGGCGCAGAAAAATTTATTGAAGAAAATTCGGAAGAAATTTTGAGTGTAATGTGGAGATTGAAGCAACGTGAAAATCTTGATCACGTTTTCCTAACAAGCATAGATATCAGAGAAGAATTGAATATTTTCACAGCTTTGGAACAATCCAAGAAAATTTTGGAAAATGCCCTCAACCTCCAATTTAAAAATAACAAAGCTAAAGACTCCAGAATGCTGCTCAGGAAAGAAATAATACCAAAAGTAAAAGAAGAACTGGAATAA
- a CDS encoding 50S ribosomal protein L11, with amino-acid sequence MGDKTTISTLVEGGSASAGPPLGPELGPLPADVGEVVSAINDKTKDFDGMEVPVDVEVDEETGDFEIEVGTPPVAQLIFDELGIDGGSGEPNLDKVADMDFSTACKIARMKSSDLLAMDLRGAVKEVIGSANSAGITVDGKDAYEVGKEIDEGKYDDQLKNEEGI; translated from the coding sequence ATGGGAGATAAGACCACAATAAGCACTTTAGTGGAAGGAGGATCAGCCTCCGCAGGACCTCCCCTAGGACCGGAACTGGGACCACTCCCAGCGGATGTAGGGGAAGTCGTGTCAGCAATCAACGACAAAACCAAAGACTTTGACGGCATGGAAGTACCAGTCGATGTAGAAGTCGATGAGGAAACCGGAGACTTCGAGATAGAAGTCGGAACACCTCCAGTCGCCCAGCTAATCTTTGACGAACTGGGAATCGACGGAGGATCAGGCGAACCAAACCTAGACAAGGTAGCCGACATGGACTTCAGCACAGCATGCAAGATCGCAAGAATGAAGTCAAGCGACCTTCTAGCAATGGACCTACGAGGAGCAGTCAAGGAAGTCATCGGTTCCGCCAATTCAGCTGGAATCACAGTTGACGGCAAAGATGCCTACGAAGTCGGAAAAGAAATTGACGAAGGAAAATACGATGATCAACTCAAAAACGAGGAGGGAATCTAG
- a CDS encoding protein translocase SEC61 complex subunit gamma, translated as MNTEELSPAKLKNELESKLKEYRRVLKISEKPDREEFEMSAKVTGAGIILIGLIGFIFYLIKNLVLPM; from the coding sequence ATGAATACCGAAGAACTGTCGCCGGCTAAGCTCAAGAACGAGCTCGAAAGCAAGTTGAAAGAGTACAGGCGAGTCCTGAAAATTTCAGAAAAACCGGACCGTGAAGAGTTTGAGATGAGCGCCAAAGTTACCGGAGCAGGCATCATCCTGATAGGGCTTATAGGATTCATATTTTACCTGATCAAAAACTTAGTACTCCCAATGTAG
- a CDS encoding 50S ribosomal protein L1 gives MNFEEAVEQAVEEAEDRNFTESVDLVFNFRDLDLSDPNNRFNEDIKLPYQADEEIKVAVIGDSITQNLDNADKVITENELEDEYFDEPSNAKDLAEEFTFLLAEAPLMPKIGSQLGQVLGPRNMMPDPVQPGEDPSEDIEDLRNTVTLRLAEDPLMQVKIGNEEQDLGNVAMNADTIYEFVSNHLPKGDNNLKNVLIKTTMGPTVEVN, from the coding sequence ATGAATTTCGAAGAAGCAGTTGAACAAGCAGTAGAAGAAGCAGAAGACAGAAACTTTACAGAATCAGTTGACCTAGTCTTCAACTTTAGAGACCTGGATCTTTCTGATCCTAACAATCGTTTCAACGAAGACATCAAACTTCCTTATCAGGCAGACGAAGAGATCAAGGTTGCAGTAATTGGGGATTCAATTACTCAGAACCTTGACAACGCCGACAAGGTCATTACAGAGAACGAACTGGAAGACGAGTACTTCGACGAGCCTTCCAACGCAAAAGACCTTGCAGAAGAGTTTACATTCCTCCTGGCAGAGGCACCACTGATGCCTAAGATCGGTTCTCAGTTAGGACAGGTACTCGGTCCAAGAAACATGATGCCGGACCCAGTACAGCCTGGAGAAGATCCTTCAGAAGACATTGAAGACCTGAGAAATACGGTAACTCTCAGACTTGCTGAAGATCCTTTGATGCAGGTTAAAATCGGAAACGAAGAACAGGACCTAGGAAATGTCGCCATGAACGCAGATACAATCTACGAATTCGTATCCAACCACCTTCCTAAAGGCGACAACAATCTCAAGAATGTCTTAATCAAGACCACCATGGGTCCAACAGTAGAGGTGAATTAG
- a CDS encoding transcription elongation factor Spt5, translating to MTILSARTTRGREKTAINAMRNQVKTSNLDIKALFHPDDLQGYIFIEGKEQDIKDLVNDSRNARGVLDKKVDVDQIEKYLDEEQEEIKIEEGDTVEVISGPFKGEQAKIERVDDTNREVTIELIDAAVPIPTTVDIDTVRRKANQ from the coding sequence ATGACAATACTCAGTGCAAGAACAACTCGTGGAAGAGAGAAAACAGCGATAAACGCAATGAGAAACCAGGTTAAGACAAGCAACCTAGACATAAAAGCACTTTTCCACCCTGACGACCTTCAAGGATACATATTCATCGAAGGAAAAGAGCAGGACATCAAAGACCTCGTCAATGACTCAAGAAACGCTAGAGGAGTACTAGACAAGAAAGTAGATGTCGACCAGATCGAAAAATACCTCGACGAAGAACAAGAAGAGATCAAGATTGAAGAGGGAGACACAGTCGAAGTAATCTCAGGACCTTTCAAAGGCGAACAAGCCAAGATCGAAAGAGTCGACGACACCAATCGTGAAGTAACAATCGAACTGATCGATGCAGCAGTCCCAATTCCAACAACAGTCGACATAGACACAGTAAGAAGAAAAGCAAACCAGTAA
- a CDS encoding PH domain-containing protein, producing the protein MIVKSLLRRDIYNNISPNTGFSALAGFVIGIIGFLISYVMTKPFLGVSSAAVILTSSVSVILFFIGFSLVEGHFISKELNKWRYIIHEDEIEVKKTRSNEDISFNNIDRLQVNRPFLQRFFNTGNLKLSTSQKEVELEYLSKPDFLENQLRGMIREDIKEIKNKRKTNRFNDRISSLSLKPNVGAGITTNLFITLIIAPIIFIGVFGVILLASTRIESINEAITTNLLLLISSIGSAAIVSNLLISDYIGLKSTNYTIKRDFIKRESRHQDEEFLCKDIENISMTESRIESLFGVGTIKISLRDGSSFSIRFIEEPERNLRKVRNLLNT; encoded by the coding sequence ATGATTGTTAAGTCGCTTTTAAGAAGAGACATCTATAACAATATATCTCCTAATACCGGATTCTCAGCCCTAGCAGGATTTGTCATAGGAATAATAGGTTTCCTGATATCTTATGTGATGACTAAACCTTTTTTGGGAGTGAGTTCTGCCGCAGTCATTCTTACTTCTTCAGTTAGCGTCATACTTTTTTTCATTGGGTTTTCGTTAGTCGAAGGACATTTCATAAGTAAAGAATTGAATAAGTGGAGATATATTATTCATGAAGATGAAATAGAGGTTAAAAAGACTCGAAGCAACGAGGACATATCTTTCAATAACATAGACAGACTCCAAGTTAACAGACCCTTCTTACAGAGGTTCTTTAACACCGGAAATCTGAAACTCAGTACCTCCCAAAAAGAAGTTGAACTAGAATATTTAAGCAAACCAGATTTCTTGGAAAACCAACTTCGCGGAATGATTAGAGAAGATATTAAAGAAATCAAAAATAAGCGAAAAACAAATAGATTTAATGATAGGATCTCCTCACTCAGCCTTAAACCAAATGTTGGGGCAGGAATAACAACTAACCTATTTATCACTCTTATCATAGCTCCAATAATATTTATAGGTGTCTTTGGAGTAATACTTCTAGCATCAACCAGGATAGAAAGTATCAATGAAGCAATTACCACAAATTTGCTTTTATTGATAAGTTCGATAGGATCAGCAGCTATCGTATCAAATCTCTTGATTTCAGACTATATTGGACTGAAGTCAACTAATTATACCATCAAAAGAGATTTCATCAAAAGAGAGAGCCGTCACCAAGACGAAGAATTTCTGTGCAAAGACATAGAGAACATTTCCATGACTGAAAGCAGAATAGAAAGCTTATTCGGAGTAGGGACGATAAAAATAAGCCTTAGAGATGGTTCAAGTTTTTCAATAAGGTTTATTGAGGAGCCTGAGAGAAACCTTAGAAAGGTGAGGAACTTACTGAATACCTGA
- the leuS gene encoding leucine--tRNA ligase, translated as MAQEFAERLKQIEQKWQKKWEEANLHKAEKDEDKEKKYILDMFPYPSGRMHMGHGRAFSLSDVYARFKSMQGYNVMHPMGWDAFGMPAENAAIDRDINPGEWTLDCISDMKEEFKRLGFSLDWDREVTTCEPEYYKWDQWIFQKMLEEGIAYRDEAEVNWCPSCETVLADEQVEDGLCWRCDSEVNENKEMEQWKLAITDYADELVADLEQLDGWPNKVREMQENWIGRSTGARINFPLKQGRELEVFTTRPDTIFGATFMALAPEHELAEEIAEENEEVADYIEVAKQKDDEEREEKSKAGVFTGRYAENPFNDEEIPIYVAEFVLEGAGTGAIMAVPAHDQRDFEFAQEHEIDVQTVVEPAEDHSFGEDGAWEGDGDHINSDFLNDLDKEEAIKTVIERLEEKEIGEEDVNYKLRDWLISRQRYWGTPIPVVYCDECGAVPVPEEDLPVELPEDVEFTGRGNPIETSDSFMETECPECGGKAERETDTMDTFINSSWYFLRYCSPDFEDAPFEEDAADYWMNVDQYVGGIEHATMHLIYARFFQKFLRDQGMVEDDEPFEKLLTQGMVNHPAYKCPEHGWMYPEEIEDENICSKCGREVEVETIKMSKSKNNVVRPSELVDEYGADTARLFILSASHPSKELDWSKDGVQASHDMLERIERLVTENEDLLTEQEASLEDAKLEDSIVSSRIQRAKENVTEYNDNYEFNLAAGEVDKLLTKLYWYKQRDADPAIFTEGVKTLIKLVAPFAPHLGDELWNKIDEGFLYNSDWPKVDEELLDEEAEKIDEYFDRVASDIREIQEMVDSEPAKIKVIRAADWKYEAFQEIEENLDLGDVGAITGKTINAGFKQHADTVNQKVQDAFENPGKFRNQLMEQRTEIEALEANESRWKEEFDAEVIIEAEERSDEGKADRAEPGKPAIVME; from the coding sequence ATGGCCCAAGAATTCGCAGAAAGACTCAAACAGATAGAGCAAAAATGGCAGAAAAAATGGGAAGAAGCCAACCTTCACAAAGCCGAGAAAGACGAAGATAAAGAAAAGAAATACATCCTGGACATGTTCCCATATCCTTCTGGACGAATGCACATGGGCCACGGAAGAGCTTTCTCCCTCTCAGATGTCTACGCCCGTTTCAAGTCGATGCAAGGCTATAATGTGATGCATCCTATGGGCTGGGACGCATTCGGAATGCCAGCAGAAAACGCAGCTATCGACCGAGACATTAATCCCGGAGAGTGGACTTTGGACTGCATCAGCGACATGAAAGAAGAGTTCAAACGACTTGGATTCTCCCTAGACTGGGATAGAGAAGTTACAACCTGCGAACCAGAATACTACAAATGGGACCAATGGATTTTCCAGAAAATGCTTGAAGAAGGCATAGCATACCGTGATGAAGCAGAAGTCAACTGGTGTCCAAGCTGTGAAACAGTTTTAGCGGACGAGCAAGTTGAAGATGGTCTTTGCTGGAGATGCGATTCAGAGGTAAACGAGAATAAGGAGATGGAACAGTGGAAGCTCGCTATAACCGATTATGCTGATGAGCTTGTCGCCGATCTTGAACAGCTCGACGGCTGGCCTAACAAGGTAAGAGAGATGCAGGAGAACTGGATCGGAAGAAGTACAGGAGCAAGAATAAACTTCCCGCTAAAACAAGGCAGAGAACTTGAAGTATTTACTACAAGACCAGACACGATATTCGGAGCCACATTCATGGCCTTGGCACCAGAACATGAACTAGCCGAAGAAATAGCAGAAGAAAACGAAGAAGTAGCAGATTACATTGAGGTAGCAAAGCAGAAGGACGACGAGGAAAGGGAGGAGAAATCCAAGGCAGGAGTATTCACTGGCAGATACGCGGAAAATCCGTTCAACGACGAAGAAATACCAATCTATGTAGCGGAATTCGTACTTGAAGGTGCCGGAACCGGTGCTATTATGGCAGTTCCTGCACATGACCAGAGAGACTTTGAATTTGCCCAAGAGCATGAAATAGATGTTCAAACTGTTGTAGAACCTGCTGAAGACCACAGTTTTGGGGAAGACGGCGCCTGGGAAGGAGACGGAGACCATATCAATTCGGACTTCCTCAACGACTTGGATAAAGAAGAAGCTATCAAAACTGTAATAGAAAGATTAGAAGAGAAAGAAATTGGTGAAGAAGATGTTAATTACAAGCTGCGTGACTGGCTGATCTCCAGGCAGCGTTACTGGGGAACACCGATACCCGTAGTCTACTGTGACGAATGCGGAGCAGTACCAGTTCCTGAAGAAGACTTACCTGTCGAACTACCAGAAGATGTGGAATTCACAGGTAGAGGTAACCCTATCGAAACTTCTGACAGCTTCATGGAAACAGAATGCCCTGAATGTGGAGGAAAGGCAGAAAGAGAAACCGACACGATGGATACATTCATCAACTCCTCATGGTACTTCCTAAGATACTGCTCACCAGATTTCGAAGATGCTCCTTTCGAAGAGGATGCAGCAGACTACTGGATGAATGTAGACCAATATGTAGGCGGGATAGAACACGCCACAATGCATCTTATCTATGCAAGATTCTTCCAGAAGTTCCTCAGAGACCAGGGAATGGTTGAAGACGATGAGCCATTCGAAAAACTGTTGACACAGGGCATGGTCAACCACCCTGCCTACAAATGCCCTGAACACGGCTGGATGTATCCTGAAGAAATCGAAGACGAAAATATCTGTAGCAAATGCGGCAGAGAGGTTGAAGTCGAGACCATCAAGATGTCCAAATCTAAGAACAATGTCGTACGGCCTTCAGAACTTGTAGATGAGTATGGAGCAGACACAGCCCGATTATTCATCTTGAGTGCTTCACATCCAAGCAAAGAGCTAGACTGGTCGAAGGACGGAGTTCAGGCATCACACGACATGCTAGAAAGAATTGAGAGGCTCGTCACTGAGAACGAGGATTTACTAACAGAGCAAGAAGCAAGTCTTGAGGACGCAAAACTTGAGGACAGTATAGTATCCAGCAGAATTCAGAGAGCCAAAGAAAATGTAACAGAATACAACGACAACTACGAGTTCAACTTGGCTGCAGGAGAAGTTGACAAACTCCTGACAAAGCTTTACTGGTACAAGCAGAGAGATGCTGACCCTGCAATATTCACTGAAGGAGTTAAGACCCTGATTAAACTTGTAGCGCCTTTCGCTCCTCATCTCGGAGACGAACTATGGAACAAGATTGATGAAGGCTTCCTTTACAACTCTGACTGGCCTAAAGTCGATGAAGAGCTTCTTGACGAGGAGGCAGAGAAGATAGACGAATACTTTGACAGAGTAGCCAGCGACATCAGAGAGATCCAGGAAATGGTTGATTCAGAACCAGCGAAAATCAAAGTAATCCGAGCAGCAGACTGGAAGTACGAAGCATTCCAGGAAATTGAAGAAAACCTGGACCTCGGCGATGTAGGCGCAATAACAGGAAAGACCATCAACGCAGGATTTAAACAGCACGCTGACACAGTCAATCAGAAAGTACAGGATGCCTTCGAAAATCCTGGCAAATTCAGAAATCAGTTGATGGAACAAAGAACAGAGATTGAAGCATTAGAAGCCAACGAAAGCCGCTGGAAAGAAGAATTCGATGCCGAAGTTATCATTGAAGCTGAGGAAAGATCTGACGAAGGTAAAGCAGATAGAGCAGAGCCAGGTAAGCCTGCAATTGTAATGGAGTAA